The following are encoded together in the Streptomyces sp. NBC_01465 genome:
- the efp gene encoding elongation factor P: MASTNDLKNGMVLKLDGGQLWSVVEFQHVKPGKGPAFVRTKLKSVMSGKVVDKTFNAGTKVETATIDRRDMQFSYMDGEYFVFMDMSTYDQLMVDRKSVGNTANFLIEGFTASVAQHEGEVLYVELPAAVELTIQHTDPGVQGDRSTGGTKPATLETGYEIGVPLFITTGEKIKVDTRTGDYLGRVNS; encoded by the coding sequence GTGGCTTCCACGAACGACCTCAAGAACGGCATGGTGCTCAAGCTCGACGGAGGCCAGCTCTGGTCCGTCGTCGAGTTCCAGCACGTCAAGCCCGGCAAGGGCCCGGCCTTCGTGCGCACCAAGCTCAAGAGCGTGATGTCCGGCAAGGTCGTCGACAAGACGTTCAACGCCGGCACGAAGGTCGAGACGGCCACCATCGACCGCCGTGACATGCAGTTCTCGTACATGGACGGCGAGTACTTCGTCTTCATGGACATGAGCACGTACGACCAGCTCATGGTCGACCGCAAGTCCGTCGGCAACACCGCCAACTTCCTGATCGAGGGCTTCACCGCCTCCGTCGCGCAGCACGAGGGCGAGGTGCTCTACGTCGAGCTGCCGGCCGCCGTCGAGCTGACGATCCAGCACACCGACCCGGGCGTCCAGGGCGACCGCTCCACCGGTGGCACCAAGCCGGCGACGCTGGAGACCGGTTACGAGATCGGTGTTCCGCTGTTCATCACGACCGGTGAGAAGATCAAGGTCGACACCCGCACCGGCGATTACCTCGGCCGGGTGAACAGCTAA
- a CDS encoding aminopeptidase P family protein → MSEVYAVRRNHLRDRCAAAGSEAALVSRPANVRYLAGGAPPGAVLLLGSGGGDDVLLCPRTPASDPADGRPDESLRLTVLPTPGGDPAVAAADLLASAGTGSLAVEENHLTVARHRAMGSVAPRLRLDGLAGAVEQQRIIKDEDEIACLRIAAEIADQALGELLESILVGRTERHLALELERRLVDHGADGPAFATSVGTGPNSGRGKHRPSDRRVEEGDFLSVCLGANYRGYRCEVGRTFVIGTAPADWQIELYDLVFAAQRAGREALAPGAEYRDVDRAARQVVDAAGHAEALAETTGHGVGLEIDEDPQLAPAAMGKLDACVPVTVEPGVHLPGRGGVRIDDTLVVRPEADGGPELLTITTKELLAL, encoded by the coding sequence ATGTCAGAGGTGTATGCGGTCCGGCGAAACCATCTGCGCGACCGGTGTGCTGCGGCGGGCAGCGAGGCCGCGCTGGTCTCGCGCCCGGCGAATGTGCGCTACCTCGCGGGCGGAGCGCCCCCCGGCGCCGTCCTGCTGCTCGGCAGCGGCGGTGGCGACGACGTACTGCTCTGCCCGCGCACCCCGGCGAGCGACCCGGCCGACGGCCGCCCCGACGAGTCGCTGCGGCTGACGGTCCTGCCCACCCCCGGCGGCGACCCCGCCGTCGCGGCGGCGGATCTCCTCGCCTCCGCAGGCACCGGCTCCCTCGCCGTGGAGGAGAACCATCTGACCGTCGCCAGGCACCGGGCCATGGGTTCCGTGGCGCCGCGGCTGCGCCTCGACGGGCTAGCAGGAGCCGTGGAGCAGCAGCGGATCATCAAGGACGAGGACGAGATCGCCTGTCTGCGGATCGCGGCCGAGATCGCCGACCAGGCGCTCGGAGAGCTGCTCGAATCGATTCTGGTCGGCCGCACCGAACGCCATCTCGCCCTGGAGCTGGAGCGCAGGCTGGTCGACCACGGCGCCGACGGCCCCGCCTTCGCCACCTCCGTCGGCACCGGACCGAACTCCGGCCGGGGCAAGCACAGGCCCTCCGACCGCAGGGTCGAGGAAGGGGATTTCCTTTCTGTCTGCCTCGGCGCGAACTACCGCGGTTACCGGTGCGAGGTCGGCCGTACGTTCGTCATCGGGACCGCCCCGGCGGACTGGCAGATCGAGCTCTACGACCTGGTTTTCGCCGCTCAGCGGGCCGGCCGCGAGGCTCTCGCCCCTGGCGCGGAGTACCGCGATGTGGACCGCGCGGCCCGTCAGGTCGTGGACGCGGCGGGCCATGCGGAGGCCCTCGCGGAGACCACCGGACACGGTGTGGGGCTCGAAATCGACGAGGACCCGCAGCTGGCACCTGCGGCCATGGGTAAACTGGACGCTTGCGTGCCGGTCACCGTCGAACCGGGGGTCCACCTCCCGGGCCGGGGCGGAGTCCGGATCGATGACACGCTAGTCGTACGCCCCGAGGCGGACGGCGGACCCGAGCTACTCACCATTACGACCAAGGAACTGCTCGCTCTCTAG
- the nusB gene encoding transcription antitermination factor NusB, protein MAARNTARKRAFQILFEADQRGASVQTVLADWIRHSHSGDDRQPPVSEYTMELVEGYAEYADRIDDLIATYAVGWTLDRMPVVDRNIVRLGAYELVWVDGTPDAVVIDEAVQLAKEFSTDESPSFINGLLARFKDLKPSLRRD, encoded by the coding sequence GTGGCTGCCCGGAACACGGCGCGCAAGCGCGCCTTCCAGATCCTCTTCGAGGCCGACCAGCGCGGGGCTTCCGTGCAGACGGTCCTCGCGGACTGGATCCGTCATTCCCACAGCGGCGACGACCGGCAGCCGCCGGTCAGCGAGTACACGATGGAGCTCGTCGAGGGGTACGCGGAGTACGCGGACCGCATCGACGACCTCATCGCCACCTACGCGGTGGGCTGGACGCTCGACCGGATGCCGGTCGTCGACCGCAACATCGTGCGCCTCGGTGCGTACGAACTGGTGTGGGTCGACGGGACACCGGACGCGGTGGTGATCGACGAGGCGGTGCAGCTCGCCAAGGAGTTCTCCACCGACGAGTCGCCGTCCTTCATCAACGGCCTGCTGGCCCGCTTCAAGGACCTCAAGCCGAGCCTGCGCCGCGACTAG
- a CDS encoding MFS transporter, which yields MPEPALGARVRIGYGLGSFATGTFGTVPGLLLLYYLTEILGVAAGVAGLLVFLPKAWDVLLNPWIGSLSDRTEHRWGPRRPWMLLGALTMPLCFAAMFAAPDVGTGWAAAYVALLFLLTATAYACFQVPYVALPAELTADPDERARIMSWRVAFLGTAILLSGAVAPLLAGATDDERGTPGGYRLMGVAVGALLCVGMLAAFAATAGTRAVLRTTSEGGLLAQLRAARTNKPFLWLLAAFVVQAAATGLMLAGTQYFATYILGRPSATTLLFACLIVPSLLAMPLWLAVGRRTGKRTAAIAASCCFLAGAVVAALARQLPNGAVYGAVALAGIGYAGMQMLPMAMLGDAVAADAFRSGRRRAGLFTGLWTAGETLGLAVGPGLFGLVLALGGFVSSDAAHRVDQPDSALTAIVVGFGALPAVLLLLSLPLLGRYRLSESELVRLADAAGHDPSVPTVEQL from the coding sequence ATGCCCGAACCCGCGCTGGGGGCCAGGGTCCGGATCGGCTACGGGCTGGGCTCGTTCGCCACCGGCACCTTCGGCACCGTCCCAGGTCTGCTGCTGCTCTACTACCTGACCGAAATCCTGGGCGTGGCCGCAGGGGTGGCCGGGCTGCTGGTCTTCCTGCCCAAGGCATGGGACGTCCTGCTCAACCCGTGGATCGGCAGCCTCTCCGACCGCACCGAGCACCGCTGGGGCCCGCGCCGTCCCTGGATGCTGCTCGGTGCGCTCACCATGCCGCTCTGCTTCGCCGCGATGTTCGCCGCGCCGGACGTGGGCACGGGCTGGGCCGCCGCCTATGTGGCGCTGCTCTTCCTGCTGACGGCCACCGCGTACGCCTGCTTCCAGGTCCCGTACGTCGCCCTGCCCGCCGAGCTCACCGCCGACCCCGACGAGCGCGCCCGCATCATGTCCTGGCGGGTCGCCTTCCTCGGCACAGCGATCCTGCTCTCCGGAGCCGTCGCGCCGCTGCTCGCCGGGGCCACGGACGACGAACGGGGCACCCCCGGCGGCTACCGGCTGATGGGCGTGGCCGTCGGCGCACTGCTCTGCGTGGGGATGCTCGCGGCCTTCGCCGCCACCGCCGGGACGCGCGCGGTGCTCCGTACGACCAGCGAGGGCGGACTCCTCGCCCAGCTGAGGGCCGCCCGGACCAACAAGCCCTTCCTCTGGCTGCTGGCCGCCTTCGTCGTGCAGGCGGCGGCGACCGGGCTGATGCTCGCGGGCACGCAGTACTTCGCCACGTACATCCTGGGGCGGCCGAGCGCCACGACGCTGCTCTTCGCCTGCCTCATCGTGCCCTCGCTGCTCGCTATGCCGCTGTGGCTGGCGGTCGGACGCCGTACCGGCAAGCGCACGGCCGCGATTGCCGCCTCGTGCTGCTTCCTGGCGGGCGCGGTGGTCGCGGCGCTGGCCCGGCAACTGCCGAACGGTGCGGTGTACGGAGCGGTCGCGCTGGCCGGGATCGGATACGCCGGGATGCAGATGCTGCCGATGGCGATGCTCGGCGACGCCGTCGCGGCCGACGCCTTCCGCAGCGGGCGGCGCAGGGCCGGGCTCTTCACCGGGCTCTGGACGGCGGGGGAGACGCTCGGGCTCGCCGTGGGCCCAGGACTCTTCGGACTCGTCCTGGCCCTCGGCGGCTTCGTCTCGTCGGACGCCGCGCACCGGGTCGACCAGCCCGACTCCGCACTCACCGCGATCGTCGTGGGCTTCGGCGCCCTGCCCGCGGTCCTGCTGCTGCTCAGCCTGCCCCTGCTCGGCCGCTACCGGCTGAGCGAGAGCGAACTCGTCCGGCTGGCGGACGCCGCCGGACACGATCCTTCCGTACCGACCGTGGAGCAACTGTGA
- a CDS encoding AAA family ATPase produces the protein MQHAWAHGTHPGPPPPQGPPPPAPGWTGPAPQPVPPAGPPAGAPGGRPALDTTGHIQLPPGGPVPLPMPPQATAQADTGATTLAVLLIGPAGAGKTTVARHWAQSRRVPTAHISLDDVREWVCSGFADPQSGWNDHSEAQYRLARRTCGFAARNFLANGISCILDDAVFPDRPVVGLGGWKRHVGPGLLPVVLLPGLEVVLERNAARSGNRRLSDEEVARIHGRMAGWYGSGLPIIDNSGYDVATTAQVLDDVLARSIASPPSW, from the coding sequence ATGCAGCACGCATGGGCGCACGGCACCCACCCGGGTCCGCCGCCCCCGCAGGGCCCGCCGCCGCCCGCACCCGGGTGGACCGGACCGGCGCCGCAGCCCGTCCCGCCCGCAGGGCCGCCTGCGGGCGCCCCCGGGGGCAGGCCCGCCCTGGACACCACGGGGCACATCCAGCTGCCGCCCGGCGGCCCCGTACCGCTGCCGATGCCGCCGCAGGCCACCGCACAGGCGGACACCGGCGCGACCACCCTCGCCGTCCTGCTCATCGGGCCGGCCGGTGCGGGAAAGACCACCGTCGCCCGGCACTGGGCGCAGAGCCGGCGCGTCCCCACCGCCCACATCAGCCTCGACGACGTCCGTGAGTGGGTCTGTTCCGGCTTCGCCGATCCCCAGTCCGGCTGGAACGACCACTCCGAGGCCCAGTACCGCCTCGCCCGCCGCACCTGCGGCTTCGCCGCCCGCAACTTCCTCGCCAACGGCATCTCCTGCATCCTCGACGACGCGGTCTTCCCCGACCGCCCGGTCGTCGGCCTCGGCGGCTGGAAGCGACATGTGGGCCCGGGACTGCTGCCCGTGGTGCTCCTGCCCGGCCTCGAGGTCGTCCTGGAGCGCAACGCGGCGCGCAGCGGCAACCGCCGCCTCAGCGACGAGGAAGTCGCCAGGATCCACGGCCGGATGGCCGGGTGGTACGGATCGGGCCTGCCCATCATCGACAACTCCGGCTACGACGTGGCGACCACCGCCCAGGTCCTGGACGACGTCCTGGCCCGCTCCATCGCGAGCCCGCCCAGCTGGTAG
- the aroQ gene encoding type II 3-dehydroquinate dehydratase translates to MSRPVLVLNGPNLGRLGSREPDVYGATSYAGLVEACQTLGKELGLDVEVRETNDEGELIRWLHEAADGTIPVVINPGAFTHYSYGMRDAAAQRTAPLIEVHISNPYAREEFRHTSVIAPVATGTVAGFGIGSYRLALRALADELAS, encoded by the coding sequence ATGAGCCGCCCGGTCCTCGTGCTGAACGGCCCCAACCTGGGCCGGCTCGGCTCCCGCGAGCCCGATGTGTACGGGGCGACCTCGTACGCCGGACTCGTCGAGGCGTGCCAGACGCTGGGCAAGGAGCTCGGCCTGGACGTCGAGGTCCGCGAGACCAACGACGAGGGCGAGCTGATCCGCTGGCTCCACGAGGCGGCGGACGGCACGATTCCCGTCGTCATCAACCCCGGGGCTTTCACGCACTATTCGTATGGAATGAGGGACGCGGCCGCCCAGCGCACCGCCCCCCTCATCGAGGTGCACATCTCCAACCCGTACGCACGCGAGGAATTCCGCCACACCTCGGTGATCGCGCCTGTCGCCACGGGCACGGTCGCGGGCTTCGGCATCGGTTCGTACCGGCTCGCCCTGCGCGCGCTGGCGGACGAACTGGCAAGCTGA